In one Chlamydia sp. BM-2023 genomic region, the following are encoded:
- a CDS encoding DUF167 family protein gives MNEEYWILEVKVTPKSKENKIVGFEGETLKIRVTEAPEKGKANEAVIALLAKALSLPKRDVTLISGETSRKKRILLPKSTETAVAKWRED, from the coding sequence TTGAATGAAGAGTATTGGATTTTAGAGGTGAAAGTCACCCCAAAATCTAAAGAAAATAAAATCGTGGGGTTTGAAGGTGAGACGTTAAAAATACGTGTTACCGAAGCCCCAGAAAAAGGAAAGGCTAACGAAGCAGTTATTGCTTTGTTAGCCAAAGCTTTGTCTCTCCCAAAACGTGATGTCACGTTAATTTCTGGAGAAACCTCAAGAAAAAAAAGAATCTTACTTCCCAAATCTACGGAAACTGCAGTAGCAAAATGGCGTGAGGATTAG
- a CDS encoding LL-diaminopimelate aminotransferase, which yields MHRNSNFSKLETRYLFSNIRQKIHAFQEKHPEATIIDLSIGDTTQPLHAAVVSAFSQSIEKLGNSKTYRGYGSEFGLPTLREHLADVFYGNRVSPKEIFISDGAKTDIFRILSFFGPGKTLAIQNPSYPAYIDTAHITGAGKIVPLPCTEETDFAPSIPEEEEIDIFCLCSPNNPTGTVLTKEQLKKIIDYANAHGSLIIFDAAYSAFISDPSLPRSIFEVPGARSCAIEINSFSKSLGFAGVRLGWNVVPEDLQYDDGSSIIRDWERFLCTTFNGASLPAQEAALSGISLFPDLESVSRYRHNSTLLRDALLQAEFLVYGGQHAPYLWVKVPEILPDEDFFDFFLSQYHIAITPGMGFGSCGKGYVRFSSLGKTEDVLLACQRLNLTSVYDRTVLSL from the coding sequence AAACACCCTGAAGCAACTATTATCGACCTATCTATAGGTGATACAACACAACCTTTGCACGCTGCGGTTGTCTCTGCTTTTTCACAGTCTATAGAGAAATTGGGCAACTCGAAAACATATCGTGGTTATGGTTCTGAGTTTGGTTTACCTACTTTACGAGAACATCTTGCCGATGTTTTTTACGGCAACAGAGTCTCCCCTAAGGAAATTTTCATTTCTGACGGAGCTAAAACAGATATTTTTCGTATTCTTTCTTTTTTTGGTCCTGGGAAAACTCTAGCAATTCAGAATCCTTCCTATCCTGCGTATATTGATACTGCGCATATAACAGGCGCTGGGAAAATAGTGCCTCTGCCCTGCACAGAAGAAACAGACTTTGCTCCTAGTATCCCTGAGGAAGAAGAAATTGATATCTTTTGTTTATGTTCTCCTAACAACCCGACAGGTACCGTCTTAACTAAAGAGCAGCTTAAAAAGATTATCGATTATGCAAATGCTCATGGAAGCTTGATTATTTTTGATGCTGCTTACAGTGCTTTTATTTCGGATCCTTCTTTGCCGAGAAGTATTTTTGAGGTTCCTGGTGCGCGTTCCTGCGCTATAGAAATTAACTCCTTCTCTAAGTCTCTAGGGTTTGCTGGCGTGCGATTAGGTTGGAATGTCGTCCCCGAAGATCTTCAATATGACGATGGCTCCTCAATAATTCGCGATTGGGAACGTTTCCTATGTACAACATTTAATGGGGCTTCTTTACCAGCTCAGGAAGCCGCTCTTTCGGGAATTTCTTTATTTCCCGATTTAGAGTCTGTATCACGTTATCGTCATAATAGCACGCTTTTACGTGATGCTCTTCTCCAAGCTGAGTTTTTAGTTTATGGTGGTCAACATGCTCCTTATCTTTGGGTAAAGGTTCCTGAAATCCTTCCCGATGAAGATTTTTTTGACTTTTTCTTAAGTCAGTATCATATTGCCATCACTCCAGGTATGGGGTTTGGGTCGTGCGGAAAGGGGTATGTTCGCTTTTCGTCTTTAGGGAAAACCGAAGATGTTCTTTTAGCCTGCCAACGTTTAAATCTAACATCTGTGTATGATAGAACGGTGTTATCACTATGA
- a CDS encoding ABC transporter substrate-binding protein translates to MILRKIAQYVFFLSIICSFVSVVVSSPNPEQVSPKVAVFLSFSHSLLEDCSQSCIEVLSTMENAPEVLVVNAEDSVVKARKLARTLHADQDIVAIVTLGSIATKIMSQIETKKPIIYAVVPEGETLAFPKNQTNIYGVNDTLDINQCCFAIQAVRTNAESLIYIRPSEPFPSALQKEIEKKLHASGIAVTDILVTQANFKTRLQQAIEKRPSAIFIPFSSLPQKQGTAFIEEILKEKIPVITDDLSLVAEGACVACGVDFKKSGKQAAQMVYHLLNRHQDIEGLRKIIAEPLPQTTTFNEDVIRRLGLKINRAERKQFRSIIFKDNKDKKAAVKIDKSETEKNTSPA, encoded by the coding sequence ATGATTCTTCGAAAAATTGCTCAATATGTTTTCTTCCTATCGATAATTTGCTCTTTTGTTTCCGTTGTTGTCTCTTCTCCGAATCCTGAGCAGGTATCCCCGAAAGTTGCTGTATTTTTATCTTTTTCCCACTCTCTATTGGAAGATTGCTCTCAAAGCTGTATCGAAGTACTCAGCACTATGGAAAATGCTCCTGAAGTGCTCGTCGTTAATGCGGAAGATAGCGTGGTAAAAGCAAGGAAGCTTGCTCGTACACTACATGCGGATCAAGATATTGTAGCTATTGTTACCTTAGGCTCCATAGCAACGAAAATTATGAGCCAAATTGAAACTAAAAAACCTATTATTTATGCCGTGGTTCCCGAAGGGGAAACTTTAGCTTTCCCTAAAAATCAAACTAACATTTATGGCGTGAATGATACCCTGGATATCAATCAATGTTGCTTTGCTATCCAAGCCGTAAGAACTAATGCGGAATCTTTAATTTACATAAGACCCTCTGAACCTTTTCCCTCCGCCTTACAAAAGGAAATCGAGAAAAAGCTCCATGCTTCGGGAATTGCAGTTACTGACATTCTTGTTACACAGGCAAATTTCAAAACACGCCTTCAGCAAGCTATAGAAAAACGCCCCTCAGCGATTTTCATTCCATTTTCTTCATTACCTCAAAAGCAGGGAACAGCATTTATTGAAGAAATCCTTAAAGAAAAAATTCCCGTAATTACCGACGATCTTTCTTTAGTTGCCGAGGGAGCTTGTGTAGCGTGCGGTGTAGATTTTAAAAAATCTGGGAAGCAAGCTGCTCAAATGGTCTATCACTTGTTAAATCGGCATCAAGATATTGAAGGGTTAAGAAAAATTATAGCAGAGCCCCTACCGCAAACAACAACATTTAACGAAGATGTCATCCGTCGTTTAGGTCTGAAAATCAATAGAGCAGAACGAAAGCAGTTTCGTTCTATAATTTTCAAAGACAATAAAGATAAGAAAGCCGCTGTTAAAATAGATAAGTCTGAAACAGAAAAGAACACCAGTCCTGCCTAA